From Sinobacterium caligoides, the proteins below share one genomic window:
- the rpsG gene encoding 30S ribosomal protein S7 has protein sequence MPRRRVVAKREILPDPKFGDVTLAKFINHVMISGKKSVAERIVYKALDQVAEKSSKPPVEVFIEALENIAPMVEVKSRRVGGATYQVPVEVRPSRRQALAMRWLVEYSRNRGEKSMQQRLAGEILDASQSKGAAVKKREDVHRMAEANKAFSHYRF, from the coding sequence ATGCCTAGAAGACGCGTTGTCGCTAAGCGTGAGATCCTACCAGACCCTAAGTTTGGTGATGTCACGCTAGCTAAGTTTATCAACCACGTAATGATTAGTGGTAAGAAGTCGGTTGCAGAGCGCATTGTTTACAAAGCGCTGGACCAGGTTGCAGAGAAAAGCAGCAAGCCGCCAGTAGAAGTATTCATCGAGGCGTTAGAGAATATCGCGCCTATGGTTGAGGTTAAGTCGCGTCGTGTTGGCGGTGCAACTTACCAGGTGCCCGTTGAAGTGCGTCCATCTCGCCGTCAAGCGCTAGCTATGCGCTGGTTGGTTGAGTACTCCCGTAACCGTGGTGAAAAATCCATGCAGCAGCGTCTAGCTGGTGAAATCCTTGATGCTTCACAGAGCAAGGGTGCAGCGGTTAAGAAGCGTGAAGATGTTCACCGTATGGCTGAGGCCAACAAGGCGTTCTCTCACTACCGCTTCTAA
- the rpsJ gene encoding 30S ribosomal protein S10, which yields MQNQRIRIRLKAFDHRLIDQSTQEIVETAKRTGAQVRGPIPLPTKKERYTVLVSPHVNKDARDQYEIRTHKRLLDIVEPTEKTVDSLMKLDLAAGVEVQISLG from the coding sequence ATGCAGAATCAACGCATTCGCATTCGCTTAAAAGCCTTTGATCACCGTTTAATCGATCAGTCTACGCAAGAGATCGTTGAGACAGCAAAGCGAACTGGTGCTCAGGTCCGTGGTCCTATCCCACTGCCTACTAAAAAAGAGCGCTATACCGTTCTTGTTTCGCCTCACGTGAACAAAGATGCCCGTGATCAGTACGAGATTCGTACCCATAAGCGTCTTCTAGACATCGTTGAGCCTACCGAGAAAACAGTTGATTCTTTGATGAAACTGGATCTTGCGGCCGGTGTAGAAGTACAGATTAGTCTTGGTTAA
- the rplP gene encoding 50S ribosomal protein L16, with product MLLPKRTKFRKMMKGRNRGLAHRGSKVSFGEYALKATGRGRITARQIEAARRAMTRHIKRGGKIWIRVFPDKPITQKPLEVRQGKGKGNVEYWVALIQPGKILYEVEGVSEELAREAFALAAAKIPVATAFVKRTVM from the coding sequence ATGTTATTGCCGAAGCGTACAAAGTTTCGCAAGATGATGAAGGGCCGCAACCGCGGCCTAGCACACCGTGGTAGCAAGGTCTCCTTCGGTGAATATGCGTTGAAAGCTACAGGTCGTGGTCGTATCACTGCTCGTCAAATCGAAGCAGCTCGTCGCGCTATGACTCGTCATATCAAACGTGGTGGTAAAATCTGGATTCGCGTTTTTCCTGATAAGCCGATTACTCAGAAGCCTCTTGAGGTTCGTCAGGGTAAAGGTAAGGGTAACGTTGAGTACTGGGTTGCTCTAATACAGCCAGGTAAAATCCTGTACGAAGTAGAGGGTGTCTCTGAAGAGCTTGCTCGCGAAGCATTCGCGCTTGCTGCAGCAAAGATTCCAGTTGCCACTGCTTTCGTTAAACGGACGGTAATGTGA
- the rpsC gene encoding 30S ribosomal protein S3 codes for MGQKVHPTGIRLGIVKSHNSVWYADKQGYAKNLINDLEVRSFVEKELAHASVSRILIERPAQSCRLTIFTARPGIVIGKKGEDVDKLRKKLTAMTGVPVQINIEEIRKPDLDAKLTAQNVAQQLERRVMFRRAMKRAVQNAMRQGALGVKIQIGGRLGGAEIARSEWYREGRVPLHTLRADIDYATYEAHTTYGVLGIKVWIFKGEILENELPAVEKKPAKKSAK; via the coding sequence ATGGGTCAGAAAGTACACCCCACCGGTATCCGACTCGGTATCGTCAAGAGTCACAACTCTGTCTGGTATGCCGACAAGCAGGGTTACGCTAAGAACCTGATTAACGATCTTGAAGTTCGCTCTTTTGTTGAAAAAGAACTTGCTCATGCATCAGTTAGCCGCATTCTTATCGAACGCCCAGCTCAAAGCTGCAGACTGACTATTTTCACCGCTCGCCCCGGTATCGTTATCGGTAAGAAAGGTGAAGATGTAGATAAGCTACGTAAGAAGCTTACCGCAATGACTGGCGTTCCTGTCCAGATCAACATCGAAGAGATCCGCAAGCCGGACCTCGACGCTAAGTTGACTGCTCAGAACGTTGCTCAGCAGCTAGAACGTCGTGTGATGTTCCGTCGTGCTATGAAGCGCGCGGTCCAGAACGCAATGCGTCAAGGTGCACTAGGTGTAAAGATTCAGATCGGTGGTCGTCTTGGCGGCGCTGAGATCGCACGTAGCGAGTGGTACCGTGAAGGTCGCGTTCCGCTACATACATTGCGTGCTGATATCGATTATGCAACCTATGAAGCTCACACTACTTATGGTGTGTTGGGTATCAAGGTGTGGATCTTTAAGGGCGAAATTCTAGAAAACGAACTTCCAGCTGTCGAAAAAAAGCCAGCAAAGAAGTCTGCTAAGTAA
- the rplW gene encoding 50S ribosomal protein L23, whose product MNQERVFKVVMGPHVSEKAAMAAESNQVVFKVAVDATKLEVKNAVEKIFDVKVEGVRVVNVKGKCKMNRYGQVRKPSWKKAYVSLAEGQDIDFAAAE is encoded by the coding sequence ATGAATCAGGAACGCGTATTCAAAGTAGTGATGGGTCCACACGTATCTGAAAAAGCTGCCATGGCTGCCGAGAGCAACCAAGTGGTTTTTAAAGTTGCTGTTGACGCTACCAAGCTAGAAGTTAAAAACGCCGTTGAGAAGATCTTTGATGTGAAAGTTGAAGGTGTTCGCGTAGTTAACGTAAAGGGCAAATGCAAAATGAACCGTTATGGTCAAGTTCGCAAGCCTAGCTGGAAAAAAGCATACGTTAGCTTAGCGGAAGGTCAAGACATTGACTTCGCAGCAGCCGAATAA
- the rpsQ gene encoding 30S ribosomal protein S17, translating to MAEATTARTATGKVTSNKMDKTVTVLVERRVKHAIYGKYITRSSKLHAHDESNECKIGDVVTIQETRPLSKTKSWALVKIEERAEA from the coding sequence ATGGCTGAAGCAACAACTGCACGTACCGCGACCGGTAAAGTGACTAGCAACAAAATGGATAAAACCGTTACTGTTCTAGTTGAGCGTCGTGTTAAGCATGCGATCTACGGCAAATATATCACTCGCTCATCTAAGCTACATGCACATGATGAAAGCAATGAGTGTAAAATTGGCGACGTAGTGACCATCCAGGAAACTCGTCCGTTGTCTAAGACTAAGTCTTGGGCTTTGGTCAAGATTGAAGAGCGCGCTGAAGCTTAA
- the rplX gene encoding 50S ribosomal protein L24 has protein sequence MRKIKRDDEIIVIAGKDKGKRGKVSSVKKDGRLVVSGINVIKKHQKPNPQAGVAGGIIEKEAAIQASNVAIFNPNTNKADRVGFKVEGDVKTRIYKSTGEAIDA, from the coding sequence ATGCGTAAGATTAAGCGTGACGACGAAATAATCGTTATCGCCGGCAAAGACAAGGGTAAGCGCGGTAAGGTTTCTTCTGTTAAGAAGGATGGCCGTCTTGTTGTTTCTGGTATTAATGTTATTAAGAAGCATCAAAAGCCTAACCCTCAAGCGGGTGTAGCTGGTGGGATTATCGAAAAGGAGGCTGCAATTCAGGCTTCCAATGTTGCGATTTTTAACCCAAACACTAACAAAGCTGATCGAGTAGGTTTCAAAGTAGAGGGCGACGTTAAAACTCGCATCTACAAATCTACTGGCGAAGCTATTGATGCTTAA
- the rplN gene encoding 50S ribosomal protein L14: MIQTQSYLDVADNSGARRVMCIKVLGGSHRRYARVGDIIKVTVKEAIPRGKVKKGQVMNAVVVRTKQGVRRNDGSKIKFDDNAAVLLNASNAPIGTRIFGPVTRELRSEKFMKIVSLAPEVL, translated from the coding sequence ATGATTCAGACACAATCCTACCTTGATGTAGCAGACAACAGTGGCGCACGCCGTGTTATGTGTATCAAGGTATTAGGTGGTTCACATCGCCGCTATGCGCGCGTTGGTGACATCATCAAAGTTACCGTCAAGGAAGCAATTCCTCGCGGTAAAGTCAAGAAGGGTCAGGTAATGAACGCAGTAGTCGTTCGTACCAAGCAAGGCGTACGTCGTAATGACGGTTCAAAGATTAAGTTCGATGACAACGCCGCGGTATTGTTGAATGCCAGCAACGCCCCTATTGGCACACGTATTTTTGGGCCAGTTACTCGTGAATTGCGCTCAGAAAAGTTCATGAAAATTGTTTCTTTGGCTCCAGAAGTACTTTAA
- the fusA gene encoding elongation factor G has product MARQTPISKYRNIGICAHVDAGKTTTTERVLFYTGLSHKIGEVHDGAATMDWMEQEQERGITITSAATTCFWQGMQQQFDQHRINIIDTPGHVDFTIEVERSLRVLDGAVVVLCGSSGVQPQTETVWRQADKYEVPRLVFVNKMDRAGADFGMVVEQLKTRLGCNAVPLQMTIGAEEEFKGVVDLVKNKAILWNEADQGMTFDYAEVPADMVEQVQEMREYMMESAAEANEELMERYLEEGELTESELKSGLRARTLANEIVPVIGGSAFKNKGVQAMLDAVVEYMPSPEEVKAIDGELEDGSHIICEAKDDAPFAALAFKIATDPFVGTLTFFRAYSGTLKSGDAIYNSVKQKRERIGRMVQMHSNDRQEIKEVLAGDIAAAIGLKDVTTGDTLCSMDHKVVLERMEFPEPVISVAVEPRTKADQERMGMALGKLAQEDPSFRVETDEESGQTIISGMGELHLDILIDRMRREFSVEANIGKPQVAYRETIRNTSDIEGKFVRQSGGRGQYGHVWIKFEPADDSNAEELEFVSEIVGGSVPREYIPAVQKGIAEQTKNGVLAGYPLLGIKATLYDGSFHDVDSNEMAFKVAASMATKKLSEHGGAVLLEPIMKVEVVTPENYMGDVVGDLNRRRGIIGGMEDGPSGKVVTAEVPLAQMFGYATDLRSATQGRATYAMEFDKYAEAPKNVADEIIAKNTGR; this is encoded by the coding sequence GTGGCACGTCAGACCCCAATAAGCAAATACCGTAATATCGGTATATGTGCGCATGTAGATGCTGGTAAAACCACCACTACAGAGCGAGTTTTGTTCTATACCGGCCTTTCCCATAAAATTGGTGAGGTTCACGATGGTGCAGCCACCATGGACTGGATGGAGCAAGAGCAGGAGCGCGGTATAACTATTACCTCTGCAGCAACTACTTGTTTTTGGCAGGGTATGCAGCAGCAGTTTGATCAGCATCGAATCAATATTATCGACACCCCTGGGCACGTAGACTTTACCATCGAGGTAGAGCGTTCTCTGCGCGTGCTTGATGGCGCTGTGGTTGTGTTATGTGGTTCATCAGGTGTGCAGCCGCAGACCGAAACGGTGTGGCGTCAAGCAGATAAATATGAAGTTCCTCGCTTGGTGTTCGTCAACAAGATGGATCGAGCTGGAGCAGACTTTGGCATGGTTGTTGAGCAGCTAAAGACCCGCTTGGGTTGTAATGCTGTGCCATTACAAATGACCATTGGAGCTGAAGAAGAATTTAAGGGTGTTGTCGATCTTGTAAAAAACAAGGCAATACTTTGGAATGAGGCTGATCAGGGGATGACCTTCGATTATGCTGAGGTGCCTGCCGATATGGTCGAGCAGGTCCAAGAGATGCGTGAGTACATGATGGAGTCCGCGGCAGAAGCCAACGAGGAGCTCATGGAAAGGTATCTCGAGGAAGGGGAACTGACTGAGTCTGAGCTAAAGTCTGGCTTAAGGGCGCGCACCCTTGCGAATGAAATTGTGCCGGTTATCGGTGGTTCGGCCTTTAAAAACAAAGGCGTTCAAGCGATGTTGGATGCGGTGGTCGAATATATGCCGTCTCCTGAAGAGGTTAAAGCAATCGATGGTGAGCTGGAGGATGGCTCACACATCATTTGCGAGGCAAAGGATGATGCGCCTTTTGCGGCCTTAGCCTTTAAAATCGCGACTGACCCTTTTGTTGGCACGCTGACCTTCTTTCGGGCTTACTCTGGCACGCTGAAAAGTGGCGATGCTATTTATAATTCGGTTAAGCAGAAGCGTGAGCGGATTGGTCGGATGGTGCAGATGCACTCAAATGATCGTCAGGAAATCAAAGAGGTCTTGGCTGGCGATATTGCGGCGGCGATCGGCCTAAAAGATGTGACAACCGGCGACACGCTTTGCTCGATGGATCATAAGGTCGTGCTCGAGCGTATGGAGTTTCCTGAGCCTGTCATCTCGGTAGCTGTTGAGCCGAGGACAAAGGCGGATCAGGAACGGATGGGCATGGCGCTAGGTAAGTTGGCGCAAGAAGATCCATCGTTTAGGGTTGAGACTGACGAGGAGTCGGGGCAGACGATTATCTCTGGTATGGGTGAGCTGCACCTAGATATCCTTATTGATCGTATGCGTCGTGAGTTTAGTGTCGAGGCGAATATCGGTAAGCCGCAGGTCGCCTATCGCGAAACGATTCGCAATACTTCTGATATTGAAGGAAAGTTTGTGCGTCAGTCTGGCGGGCGAGGGCAGTATGGTCATGTCTGGATCAAATTTGAGCCAGCTGATGATAGTAATGCCGAAGAGTTAGAGTTTGTTAGCGAAATCGTCGGTGGCTCTGTGCCTCGTGAGTATATACCGGCAGTGCAGAAGGGTATTGCTGAACAAACTAAGAATGGCGTATTGGCGGGCTATCCTTTGCTGGGTATCAAGGCTACGCTTTACGATGGTTCGTTCCACGATGTTGACTCGAATGAAATGGCTTTTAAGGTTGCGGCAAGCATGGCAACCAAGAAGTTGAGTGAGCATGGTGGTGCAGTGCTGCTTGAACCGATAATGAAGGTTGAGGTGGTTACGCCGGAGAATTATATGGGTGACGTCGTTGGTGATTTGAATCGGCGTCGCGGTATAATTGGCGGCATGGAAGATGGTCCTTCTGGCAAAGTGGTAACTGCAGAGGTACCGTTGGCTCAGATGTTTGGCTATGCAACTGATTTACGTTCTGCGACTCAGGGGCGTGCGACATATGCTATGGAGTTCGACAAATATGCCGAGGCTCCAAAGAATGTTGCAGATGAAATAATTGCAAAAAACACCGGTAGATAA
- the rpmC gene encoding 50S ribosomal protein L29, with protein sequence MNTTELKAKSVEELKAQLLTLLEEQFKLRMQKATGQLNQSHLLKATRRDIARVTTVLNQKAGN encoded by the coding sequence ATGAATACAACTGAATTGAAAGCTAAAAGCGTTGAAGAGCTTAAGGCTCAGCTACTGACATTGCTCGAAGAGCAATTTAAGTTGCGTATGCAGAAGGCTACTGGTCAGTTGAATCAGTCGCATTTGCTAAAGGCTACTCGTCGTGATATCGCACGGGTAACAACCGTGTTGAATCAAAAGGCAGGTAATTAA
- the tuf gene encoding elongation factor Tu — MAKEKFERSKPHVNVGTIGHVDHGKTTLTAALTRVCAEVFGGEAVAFDGIDNAPEERERGITIATSHVEYDSTIRHYAHVDCPGHADYVKNMITGAAQMDGAILVCGATDGPMPQTREHILLSRQVGVPYIVVFLNKADLLAEDCGGVDSEEFEEMQELVEMELRDLLSQYDFPGDDTPIICGSALMALNGEDDNELGTTAVKKLVEALDTYIPEPERAIDGAFIMPIEDVFSISGRGTVVTGRIERGILNTGDSVEIVGIRDTQTTTCTGVEMFRKLLDEGRAGENVGALLRGTKRDDVERGQVLCAPGSISPHTKFEAEVYVLGKDEGGRHTPFFKGYRPQFYFRTTDITGACELPEGVEMVMPGDNVQMVVTLINPIAMDDGLRFAIREGGRTVGAGVVAKIIE; from the coding sequence GTGGCAAAAGAAAAATTTGAACGTAGTAAGCCGCACGTTAACGTCGGCACCATCGGTCACGTTGACCACGGTAAGACCACACTTACTGCGGCTCTTACCCGTGTATGTGCTGAAGTTTTTGGTGGCGAAGCTGTTGCATTTGACGGCATCGATAATGCGCCAGAAGAGCGTGAGCGCGGTATCACTATCGCAACATCTCACGTTGAGTATGACTCAACTATCCGTCACTACGCGCACGTAGACTGCCCGGGTCACGCTGATTATGTTAAGAACATGATCACCGGTGCTGCGCAGATGGATGGCGCTATCCTGGTTTGTGGTGCGACCGATGGTCCAATGCCTCAGACTCGTGAGCACATCCTGCTTTCGCGTCAGGTTGGCGTACCTTACATTGTTGTTTTCCTTAACAAGGCCGACCTTCTTGCAGAAGACTGTGGTGGCGTTGATTCTGAGGAATTCGAAGAGATGCAAGAGTTGGTCGAAATGGAGCTGCGTGATCTGCTGAGCCAGTACGACTTCCCTGGCGACGACACGCCAATTATCTGTGGTTCTGCGCTGATGGCGCTAAACGGCGAAGATGATAACGAGCTAGGTACTACAGCTGTTAAGAAGCTGGTTGAAGCTCTTGATACTTACATCCCTGAGCCTGAGCGTGCCATCGACGGTGCTTTCATCATGCCGATTGAGGACGTATTCTCGATCTCTGGTCGTGGTACTGTTGTAACTGGTCGTATCGAGCGCGGTATTCTTAACACTGGTGACAGCGTTGAGATCGTTGGTATTCGCGACACTCAGACTACTACCTGTACTGGTGTGGAAATGTTCCGCAAGCTGCTTGACGAAGGTCGTGCAGGTGAGAACGTTGGTGCGCTATTGCGTGGTACTAAGCGTGATGACGTTGAGCGTGGTCAGGTGCTTTGTGCGCCGGGTTCGATCTCTCCTCACACTAAGTTTGAAGCAGAAGTATACGTGTTGGGTAAGGATGAAGGCGGACGTCACACTCCATTCTTCAAGGGCTACCGTCCGCAGTTCTACTTCCGTACCACTGATATCACTGGCGCTTGTGAGTTGCCAGAGGGTGTTGAGATGGTAATGCCGGGTGATAACGTCCAGATGGTTGTTACTCTAATCAACCCAATTGCCATGGATGATGGTCTACGCTTCGCGATTCGTGAAGGTGGTCGTACTGTTGGTGCTGGTGTTGTTGCTAAAATCATCGAGTAA
- the rplV gene encoding 50S ribosomal protein L22, whose amino-acid sequence MEVSAKLKGARISAQKARLVADQIRGKSVEEALDILAFSNKKAAEIIKKIVDSAIANAEHNEGADIDELSISTIFVDEGMTMKRIRPRAKGRADRIMKRSCHITVKVADIN is encoded by the coding sequence ATGGAAGTATCCGCCAAGCTGAAAGGTGCGCGTATATCTGCTCAAAAAGCTCGTTTGGTAGCTGATCAGATCCGCGGCAAGTCTGTTGAGGAAGCACTAGATATCCTAGCGTTTTCTAACAAGAAGGCTGCAGAAATCATCAAGAAAATTGTTGATTCTGCGATTGCCAATGCCGAACACAACGAAGGTGCTGATATCGACGAACTGTCAATATCTACCATCTTTGTTGATGAAGGTATGACTATGAAGCGTATCCGCCCGCGTGCCAAAGGTCGTGCAGATCGTATTATGAAGCGCAGTTGTCATATCACTGTCAAAGTCGCTGACATTAACTAG
- the rplB gene encoding 50S ribosomal protein L2, producing the protein MAIVKMKPTSPGRRHVVRIVSDELHKGAPHKALLEKKSKSGGRNNNGRITTRHIGGGHKQHYRVIDFKRVKDGIAATVERLEYDPNRTAHIALICYADGERAYIIAPKGVKAGDELMSGEAAPIKVGNTLPLRNVPLGSTVHAIELKPGKGAQIARSAGTSAQLVAREGRHVTLRLRSGEMRKVLADCRATLGEVSNSEHSLRKLGKAGASRWRGVRPTVRGVAMNPVDHPHGGGEGRTSGGRHPVSPWGTPTKGFKTRKNKRTDKLIVRRRGSK; encoded by the coding sequence ATGGCTATTGTAAAAATGAAACCTACTTCTCCTGGTCGCCGTCACGTAGTTCGTATCGTAAGTGATGAGCTACATAAAGGCGCGCCGCACAAAGCGTTGCTGGAGAAGAAGAGTAAGTCTGGCGGTCGTAATAACAACGGTCGTATCACTACTCGTCACATTGGTGGTGGACACAAGCAGCACTATCGCGTTATTGACTTTAAGCGAGTCAAAGACGGTATTGCGGCGACTGTTGAACGCCTAGAGTACGATCCCAATCGTACGGCTCACATTGCTCTTATCTGTTACGCAGATGGTGAGCGCGCTTATATTATCGCTCCTAAGGGCGTTAAAGCAGGTGATGAGCTCATGTCTGGTGAAGCTGCGCCAATCAAAGTGGGTAACACTTTGCCGCTGCGTAATGTTCCACTAGGTTCAACCGTTCACGCTATTGAGCTTAAGCCAGGTAAGGGTGCGCAAATTGCACGTTCTGCCGGTACTTCTGCTCAGTTAGTTGCTCGTGAAGGTCGTCACGTTACTCTACGTCTCCGCTCCGGCGAAATGCGTAAAGTGCTTGCAGACTGTCGCGCAACATTAGGCGAAGTATCTAACAGCGAACACAGCTTACGTAAGCTGGGTAAAGCTGGTGCTTCACGCTGGCGTGGTGTTCGTCCAACCGTTCGCGGTGTCGCGATGAACCCTGTAGATCACCCACATGGTGGTGGTGAAGGTCGTACCTCTGGTGGCCGTCATCCAGTTTCACCTTGGGGAACTCCTACTAAGGGCTTCAAGACTCGTAAGAACAAACGTACTGATAAGCTAATCGTGCGTCGTCGCGGTTCTAAGTAA
- the rpsL gene encoding 30S ribosomal protein S12, with amino-acid sequence MATINQLVRKPRKRKVKKTDVPALQACPQRRGVCTRVYTTTPKKPNSALRKVCRVRLTNGFEVTSYIGGEGHNLQEHSVVLIRGGRVKDLPGVRYHTVRGALDTSGVADRKQGRSKYGTKRPKS; translated from the coding sequence ATGGCAACGATCAACCAGTTGGTTCGTAAGCCTAGGAAGCGTAAGGTCAAAAAGACTGACGTTCCGGCTCTGCAGGCTTGTCCGCAGCGTCGTGGCGTATGCACACGTGTTTATACAACCACTCCTAAGAAGCCGAACTCAGCGCTACGTAAAGTATGTCGTGTTCGTCTGACTAATGGTTTTGAAGTTACCTCCTACATCGGTGGTGAAGGTCATAACCTGCAGGAGCACAGTGTTGTGCTGATTCGTGGCGGTCGTGTTAAGGATTTGCCGGGTGTGCGTTATCACACCGTTCGTGGCGCCCTCGACACCTCTGGTGTAGCAGACCGTAAGCAAGGCCGTTCTAAGTACGGTACTAAGCGTCCTAAGTCATAA
- the rplC gene encoding 50S ribosomal protein L3, translating into MTIGIVGLKRGMTRVFTDEGVSIPVTVIEASPNRVTQIKTVDTDGYDAVQITTGSRRASRVSKAAAGHYAKASVEAGRGVWEFRLEDASAELALGGELTVEAFEAGQKIDVTGQSKGKGFQGGIKRWNFSMQDATHGNSISHRSNGSIGMCQTPGRVFKGKKMSGHMGSERTTTQNLEVVRVDVERNLILVKGPVPGANGGDVIIRPAVKA; encoded by the coding sequence ATGACTATTGGTATAGTCGGCCTAAAACGCGGTATGACACGAGTGTTTACCGATGAAGGTGTCTCCATTCCGGTTACTGTGATTGAGGCTTCGCCCAATCGTGTAACTCAGATCAAAACAGTTGATACTGACGGCTATGACGCTGTTCAGATTACAACTGGTTCTCGTCGCGCGTCTCGCGTGAGCAAGGCAGCAGCTGGTCATTATGCTAAGGCAAGCGTAGAAGCTGGTCGTGGTGTCTGGGAATTCCGTTTGGAAGATGCATCTGCGGAGCTGGCCCTTGGCGGCGAGCTGACAGTTGAAGCTTTCGAAGCTGGCCAGAAAATTGATGTTACTGGTCAGTCTAAAGGTAAAGGTTTCCAGGGTGGTATCAAGCGTTGGAATTTCTCCATGCAGGATGCTACACACGGTAACTCGATCTCTCACCGTTCAAACGGTTCTATTGGTATGTGTCAGACCCCTGGTCGCGTCTTCAAAGGTAAGAAGATGTCCGGTCATATGGGTTCTGAGCGCACAACCACACAGAATCTAGAAGTTGTGCGGGTAGATGTCGAGCGCAACCTGATATTGGTTAAGGGTCCAGTTCCTGGTGCCAACGGTGGCGACGTTATTATTCGCCCAGCCGTTAAAGCTTAA
- the rplD gene encoding 50S ribosomal protein L4 yields MQLNIAGAGTLEVSDTAFAREFNEDLVHQVVTAYLAGARQGTRAQKNRAAVSGGGAKPWRQKGTGRARAGTIRSPIWRSGGVTFAAQPQDFSLKLNRKMYRAALQTIWSELLRQERVVVVEDFAIDAPKTKLLKAKLSEAGLENVLIVTEEVDTSLFLAARNLHKVDVRDVSGVDPVSLVGFDKVLVTVAALKKVEEGLS; encoded by the coding sequence ATGCAGCTAAATATAGCCGGTGCAGGGACCTTAGAAGTTTCTGACACAGCATTTGCAAGAGAATTTAACGAAGACTTGGTTCACCAAGTAGTAACTGCCTATCTGGCAGGTGCTCGTCAAGGTACCCGTGCACAGAAGAACCGCGCTGCGGTTTCTGGTGGCGGTGCTAAGCCTTGGCGCCAAAAAGGTACTGGCCGCGCGCGTGCCGGTACAATCCGCAGCCCAATATGGCGTTCAGGTGGTGTTACATTTGCTGCTCAACCTCAGGATTTTTCACTGAAGTTGAATCGTAAGATGTATCGTGCCGCTCTTCAGACTATCTGGTCTGAATTGCTTCGTCAGGAACGTGTTGTCGTAGTGGAAGACTTCGCTATTGATGCACCAAAGACCAAGCTTCTGAAAGCTAAGCTTTCAGAAGCCGGTCTAGAGAACGTACTGATTGTTACTGAAGAAGTTGATACCAGCTTGTTCCTAGCGGCTCGCAACCTGCATAAGGTTGATGTACGTGATGTTTCTGGTGTTGATCCAGTTAGTCTTGTTGGCTTCGATAAAGTGTTGGTAACTGTTGCCGCACTTAAGAAAGTTGAAGAGGGACTATCATGA
- the rpsS gene encoding 30S ribosomal protein S19, whose product MPRSLKKGPFIDLHLLKKVEKALDSNDKRPIKTWSRRSMISPDMVGLTLAVHNGRQHVPVLVNEEMVGHKLGEFAVTRTYKGHVADKKAKR is encoded by the coding sequence GTGCCACGTTCACTAAAGAAAGGTCCTTTTATCGATCTTCACCTGTTGAAGAAAGTTGAAAAGGCACTGGACAGCAACGATAAGCGTCCAATCAAAACTTGGTCGCGCCGCTCCATGATCAGCCCAGATATGGTTGGACTGACTCTAGCGGTACATAACGGTCGCCAGCACGTGCCAGTATTGGTTAACGAAGAAATGGTCGGTCATAAACTGGGCGAATTTGCTGTAACGCGTACCTATAAAGGTCACGTTGCAGACAAGAAAGCCAAGCGCTAA